From Echinicola soli, a single genomic window includes:
- a CDS encoding ABC transporter ATP-binding protein — protein sequence MIKANNLSKVFRTEEIETTALNNINLHVKKGEFLAIMGPSGCGKSTLLNIIGLLDNPSSGTYHFDGTSVGNLKENNRTKYRKGNIGFVFQSFNLIDELNVYENVELPLIYLKLSAADRKKRIHEVLKRMEMGHRMKHFPKQLSGGQQQRVAIARALVANAKLILADEPTGNLDSKNGQEVMNLLTELNKEGTTIVMVTHSHHDASFAHRVINLFDGKIVTENQQKTASV from the coding sequence ATGATAAAAGCAAATAACCTATCGAAAGTTTTTCGAACAGAAGAAATAGAAACCACTGCCCTTAACAATATCAACCTGCATGTGAAAAAAGGTGAGTTTCTAGCAATTATGGGACCTTCTGGTTGTGGAAAGTCTACCCTGTTAAATATCATAGGGCTTTTGGATAATCCCAGTTCCGGGACTTACCACTTTGATGGTACATCGGTGGGAAACCTAAAAGAAAATAACCGTACCAAGTACCGAAAAGGAAATATTGGCTTTGTGTTTCAGAGCTTTAACCTGATCGATGAGCTGAATGTATATGAGAATGTAGAACTCCCCTTGATCTATCTGAAGCTGAGTGCAGCAGATAGGAAAAAGCGAATTCACGAGGTACTCAAAAGAATGGAAATGGGACATCGCATGAAGCACTTCCCAAAGCAACTTTCCGGAGGCCAACAACAAAGGGTGGCCATTGCCCGGGCTTTGGTGGCCAATGCCAAGCTGATCCTTGCTGATGAACCTACGGGTAACCTGGACTCCAAAAACGGGCAGGAAGTCATGAACCTCTTGACAGAGCTGAACAAGGAAGGAACCACTATTGTCATGGTGACCCACTCCCATCATGATGCCAGTTTTGCCCATAGGGTGATCAACCTTTTTGATGGAAAAATTGTAACCGAAAATCAACAAAAAACAGCATCCGTATGA